The window GGAGGAGCATCAGGAACTGCGCGCCGCGATCCGCGCGCTCGCCGAGAAGGAGATCGCGCCGCACGCCGCCGACGTCGACGAGAACGCGCGCTTCCCCGAAGAGGCGCTGCAGGCGCTCGTCGCCAACGGCTTCAACGCTGTGCACGTGCCCGAGGAGTACGGCGGCCAGGGTGCCGACTCGGTCGCCGCGTGCATCGTGATCGAAGAGGTCGCCCGCGTCGACGCGTCCGCATCGCTCATCCCCGCGGTCAACAAGCTCGGCACCATGGGGCTGATCCTGCGCGGCTCCGACGAGCTGAAGCAGAAGGTGCTGCCGTCGCTGGCCGCCGGCGAGTCGATGGCGTCCTACGCGCTGTCCGAGCGCGAGGCGGGTAGCGACGCCGCATCCATGCGCACCCGAGCCAAAGCCGACGGCGACGACTGGATCCTCAACGGCGCCAAGTGCTGGATCACCAACGGCGGCAAGTCCGACTGGTACACCGTGATGGCCGTCAACGATCCCGACAAGGGCGCCAACGGGATCTCGGCGTTCATGGTCCACGTCGACGACGAGGGCTTCAGCATCGGACCCAAGGAGCGCAAGCTCGGTATCAAGGGTTCGCCCACGACCGAGCTGTACTTCGAGAACTGCCGAATCCCCGGCGACCGCATCATCGGCGAGCCGGGCACCGGCTTCAAGACCGCGCTGGCCACCCTCGACCACACCCGCCCGACCATCGGCGCCCAGGCCGTCGGCATCGCGCAGGGCGCGCTCGACGCGGCGATCGAATACACCAAGGACCGCAAGCAGTTCGGCAAGTCGATCAGCGATTTCCAGGCCGTGCAGTTCATGCTCGCCGACATGGCGATGAAGGTCGAAGCCGCACGCCTGATGGTGTACTCGGCTGCCGCCCGCGCCGAGCGCGGCGAAGGCAACCTCGGATTCATCTCCGCCGCGTCGAAGTGCCTGGCATCCGACGTCGCGATGGAGGTCACCACCGACGCCGTGCAGCTCTTCGGCGGAGCCGGCTACACCGTCGACTTCCCGGTCGAACGAATGATGCGTGATGCCAAGATCACTCAGATCTACGAAGGCACCAACCAGATCCAGCGCGTCGTGATGAGCCGTTCGCTACTGAAGTAGCTTCAGTCCTGAGCCGGGCGCAGGTGCGTGATGTCTCCTGCCGACACTGTCACTGTGGTGCCGTCGGCGTCGATGAGCAGACGGCCGGAGTCGTCGATGCCCGTTGCCACACCGATGAGCTCGGAATCGCCGGGCAGGATCGCGCGCACCCGCGTCCCGATCGTCGTGCTGCACTCGCGGTAGTCGGTGGCCAGTCCGGCATCGACGCCCCCGGCCAGGCGCCACCGCCGCAACCTCGAGCTGAACTCCTGGAGCAGGGATGCGGCCAACTGGGTGCGGTCGGCGTGATGGTCCAGCATGGACAGCGACAGCGCATTCGGATCGGGCAGCTCGTCGACCGTCATCTCCACGTTCAGACCGAGCCCGACCACGATCACCGGCGTGGACACCTCGGCGAGGATGCCGGCCAGCTTGCGCGGGCCCACCATCACGTCGTTCGGCCACTTCACCCCGGTATCCACGCCGTAGGACTCCCGCAGCGTGTGCGCGACCGCAAGACCGGTCAGCAGCGGCAGCCAGCCCCATCCGGCCGGCGGCACCCCGGTCGTGTCGACCCCGAACGACATCGAGATTTGTGAACGCGGCGGCGCCGACCAGGTGCGTCCGTGACGTCCGCGTCCTGCGGTCTGATGCTCGGCCAGCAGCACCGCCCCGGCGATGTCCTCGCCGCGACCGGCCCTCGCGATCAGATCCGCGTTGGTCGATCCGGTCTCGTCGACGACGTCGACACGATGCCATTCGGTGCCCGTCATCGCCGACCGCAGGACGTCGACATTCAGCGCGGGACGTTCGGGGGTCGGCACATATCGAGACTAGTGGCGCAGGAGTGTCAGGACGGCAAGGGGTTCGACCGCGCGGGAGCGCTGGACGCGTCAATGGACTCGATGGCCTGCGCGGAGTGCGCATGCGCGAGCGTCACCTGGCGAAGAAGAGCGAACCCGTGGACGAAGAAGACCATCGCCACAAGCGTCCACGCATTACCCAGTGCCCATTCCCACGATGTCGCGGTCGGCGCCGCCGTCAACCAATACGCGGCGACCGCTGTCAGCGAATATCCACTCGTTACATAGAACCGGCCGTCGGCACTGGCGAGCCAACCGGGATGGCGGCGATTGCGGAGATGGCAGAGACCGAGCACGAGCACGATCGCCACTGCCGCTACGGATGTACCCATAACGCTCCCTAAGAACAGGCCCCGGACGCCTGGTTGTCAGGAGCTCTGCTTTGCCAAACCTTAATCAGATGTGGCGCTGAACGAAGTCCGCGGCATCAGAACAATGGTTAGACTTCGCAAAGCATAAGGTCAGCGTGACTTTCTCGTCAACATTTGGAAAAACGTGCGTGGCGATGCTTGCAGCTTCACAAATTCGCTGAGAAGTCAATTGTGAGAGTGCTTTGCCAGACGGACTGCTGTGACGGTTGGGGAAACCTGTGTGGTTCGTGGGGGAGTTGAGAACTCAGGAGCGCAGAGCGCCCGTTGCGGGTCCGATCGTCTCCAGGGCAACCGAGCGGGCGGCGTGTTCGACGGTCACGCGGCGAAGCGCCGCGAACCCGGCCGCCAAGCATGCCGCGGCAGCCAGCGCCCATCCGACGCCGAGCATCCACTCCCAGCCCGTCGATGCCGTCGTCAGCCAGTACGCCGCAACGGCTGAGGCCGGATAACCGAGGAGCATCAGGAAACGTCCCCGCGCGCTCGCGGTCCATCCCGCGTGCCGGCGGACGCGCACGTGCACCGCGCACAACCCGATGATGACGGCGATGGCAACGATGGTCGACGACATCGGCGGACCTCCTCAGGCTGAGCCCCGGGTGCGGGCCCAGGTTCGCCACCACGGCGATCACCTGTTCAGTCCAGTGTGACCGCGTTTCCTTAAATGAGCGTGAGGCCACGGAAACAAAATGGTCACGGTGTCGAGCGGGTGATCTTCTCCGTCTCGGTCCGGCGTGCCATCGAGGCCGGATCAGGATTTGCCACCTGTACCAGGGATGCACCGACGACGTACAACGCCACCAGGCGGTCGACGATGTCGTCGGCCGTGTCCCACGCCGTCGTCGACAGCACCCGGTCGGTGCCCGAGAGGCCCTGCGCGGCCGCCGATGCCCGTGCCGCGGCAAGCACATCGTCGGCCGAGCGGCCTTCCAGTGCCGGACCGGGGGAGCGCTCCGGCACGATCTGATCGCCGTGAACCCGCACTGCCGTCGCGTAGTCCGTCAGCCCGACGGGCAGATCCGCCACCGGCTTGCCGAACGGATCCAGCGACAGCACCGCGACCTCTCCCACACCCACGGCAGCATCGGCCTCGTCGATCCGGTCGGCCGTACACAGCGCGATGTCGGCGTCGCCGGACAGCACGACTTCCGCACCGATCCACCAGATGCCGAACAGCACTGCCGCCGTCTGCCAGTGCGCGGGCAGCAGCACACCCACCCGACTGCCCGGCGTCGCACCGAGTTCATCACGCAGCAGGTTGCCGGTCTTGGCCGCCCAGTTGGCCAGCGTCGCCGTCGACAACTCGATGCGCTCACCGGTCGCATCGTCGTAATAGGTGATCCGCGGACCCGCAGGGTTGGCGGCCATCAACGGATCGAGGACCGCCGAGCTGACGTTCGTCACCTCAGTTGACGCACTTCGGGTCATCCGAACCGGCGGTGATGATCGGCGACGGCGCCGGCACGGCCGCGCCGGTGTCCGACACGACACCCGACGTCGACGGGTCGGCGCCCATCAGCGTCACGTCCGAACCGTCCAGTCCCGCACCGGGTCCGGTGTAGTCGTCGGCGAGCACCACACGCACCGTGTCCGGCGGCACCGACGAATCTTCGACCACCTCAAGACCGCCCAGATCCAGCGCGACGGCCTGCGCGCCCATGTCATCGACCTTCGCGGCGCGGACCTGGCTACCGGTGACCTTCGGGCCCTCGTTGTTGCCGACGTTGCCCTGCGTGAACCCCTTGCCGGCCAACACATGTGCGACCGCCGCCGCCAGACCGTTGACGTCGGAGTCGTTGTAGACCTCGACGGTGGTCTTGTCGTTGCTGTAGGCCAGTTCCTCGGTCTTGCCCTGATCCTGGTCGTTCAGCAGGCTGGTCACCCAGTCCTTGACCTCTTTCGGGTCCACCCGCACGACGCTCTGCATGCCGTCGTCGCTCCAGCCGGCTTCCTCGAGGATCGGGATGGTCGCGAACGCGACATTGCCGGCCGCCAGCTTCTGCAGCTGCTCGACGAAATCCATGATGTCCCAACCCTCGGAGAGCACCACCGAACGCTGCACCGCGGACTCCAGAGCACTCAACGTCGACGGGCTCGACAACGTCTTGCTCGAAATCACCTCGTGGGCCATCGACGCCATCGCCGCCTGCTGGCGCGCCACCCGGTCCAGGTCGCCGCGCGGCAGATCATGGCGCTGACGCACGAAGCTCAACGCCTGCGTGCCGTTGAGCTTCTGCCAGCCCGCCGGGAAATCGGCACCCGAAAGCGGTTCGTACACAGGCGCGTTGAGACACACATCGACCCCACCGAGCGCATCGGTGATCAACGCGAAACCGAGCAGTCCGATCTCGGCGTAATGGTCGACCGTGACACCGGTCAGGTTGGCGACGGTCTTGATCAGCTCCTCGCGGCCGGCGGCCTGCGCCTCGGGCTCGGCCTCCGCGGGTTCGACGCCCTGCTGCTCGACGAGTTCCTTCATCTCCTCGAGATGCACCGAGCCGTACACACCGTTGATCTTCATCTTCCCGATACCCGGCGCCTCGACGTAGCTGTCGCGGGGAATCGAGATGGCTGTCGCCGACTCCCCGTTGTTCGGGATGCGGATCAGGATGAT is drawn from Mycolicibacterium gilvum and contains these coding sequences:
- a CDS encoding acyl-CoA dehydrogenase; protein product: MASWAGNPSFDLFQLPEEHQELRAAIRALAEKEIAPHAADVDENARFPEEALQALVANGFNAVHVPEEYGGQGADSVAACIVIEEVARVDASASLIPAVNKLGTMGLILRGSDELKQKVLPSLAAGESMASYALSEREAGSDAASMRTRAKADGDDWILNGAKCWITNGGKSDWYTVMAVNDPDKGANGISAFMVHVDDEGFSIGPKERKLGIKGSPTTELYFENCRIPGDRIIGEPGTGFKTALATLDHTRPTIGAQAVGIAQGALDAAIEYTKDRKQFGKSISDFQAVQFMLADMAMKVEAARLMVYSAAARAERGEGNLGFISAASKCLASDVAMEVTTDAVQLFGGAGYTVDFPVERMMRDAKITQIYEGTNQIQRVVMSRSLLK
- a CDS encoding LCP family protein encodes the protein MPAAHMLRAVSVALAVAIVIGTGVAWGKIRSFEAGINHINPIALGGEGEDGAIDILLVGSDSRTDAHGNPLSDQERAMLRAGDEVSTNTDTIILIRIPNNGESATAISIPRDSYVEAPGIGKMKINGVYGSVHLEEMKELVEQQGVEPAEAEPEAQAAGREELIKTVANLTGVTVDHYAEIGLLGFALITDALGGVDVCLNAPVYEPLSGADFPAGWQKLNGTQALSFVRQRHDLPRGDLDRVARQQAAMASMAHEVISSKTLSSPSTLSALESAVQRSVVLSEGWDIMDFVEQLQKLAAGNVAFATIPILEEAGWSDDGMQSVVRVDPKEVKDWVTSLLNDQDQGKTEELAYSNDKTTVEVYNDSDVNGLAAAVAHVLAGKGFTQGNVGNNEGPKVTGSQVRAAKVDDMGAQAVALDLGGLEVVEDSSVPPDTVRVVLADDYTGPGAGLDGSDVTLMGADPSTSGVVSDTGAAVPAPSPIITAGSDDPKCVN
- a CDS encoding biotin--[acetyl-CoA-carboxylase] ligase — its product is MPTPERPALNVDVLRSAMTGTEWHRVDVVDETGSTNADLIARAGRGEDIAGAVLLAEHQTAGRGRHGRTWSAPPRSQISMSFGVDTTGVPPAGWGWLPLLTGLAVAHTLRESYGVDTGVKWPNDVMVGPRKLAGILAEVSTPVIVVGLGLNVEMTVDELPDPNALSLSMLDHHADRTQLAASLLQEFSSRLRRWRLAGGVDAGLATDYRECSTTIGTRVRAILPGDSELIGVATGIDDSGRLLIDADGTTVTVSAGDITHLRPAQD
- a CDS encoding TIGR03089 family protein, which codes for MTNVSSAVLDPLMAANPAGPRITYYDDATGERIELSTATLANWAAKTGNLLRDELGATPGSRVGVLLPAHWQTAAVLFGIWWIGAEVVLSGDADIALCTADRIDEADAAVGVGEVAVLSLDPFGKPVADLPVGLTDYATAVRVHGDQIVPERSPGPALEGRSADDVLAAARASAAAQGLSGTDRVLSTTAWDTADDIVDRLVALYVVGASLVQVANPDPASMARRTETEKITRSTP